One window from the genome of Bdellovibrio sp. NC01 encodes:
- a CDS encoding beta-sandwich domain-containing protein yields MRRHWMQGILSSAVLVAGVAHAQAPITYQEYGYTPLAAADAQPAFEGIGKITDVTRKTGGALYQLDLSKPLPLSSLKAKAKLGKAKILSVNLVTDKSERIPVKALTNVVLADADANPVVSENISVQSNIVAIEIQAEAMGGSANIDIIAVSSKEIPQLALHEEFSCSKKFDALLKEKLDVVQTWAARAEQSAPGSWQEKYASKEFSKYVADFVTTLKADKSAVASTDYTLTLLNFFTERQNASRADSAADIGYKTMATETFEVFLASFQAEQTCRVVTSDALITIALDFQKRQEANKPDSRARKMYEMMITKIGKLIPNQYRKELATKNLSFRQADNEGYKNYKLFNTSKPESFLKPTYQEMSSNAYALAEQALAREVKALDNEQTYQLIVEYQAKYNDAANYPQDVMMRYLTVLSEHSYFLNSQQK; encoded by the coding sequence ATGAGACGTCATTGGATGCAAGGTATTTTATCGTCAGCAGTTTTGGTAGCGGGTGTGGCTCACGCACAAGCACCTATCACTTACCAGGAATACGGTTACACGCCATTGGCAGCCGCCGATGCGCAACCTGCTTTTGAAGGCATTGGGAAAATCACAGACGTTACACGCAAAACCGGCGGGGCTCTTTATCAATTAGATCTGTCGAAACCCTTGCCGCTGTCTTCGCTGAAGGCTAAAGCAAAACTAGGTAAAGCGAAAATTTTAAGCGTCAACCTTGTCACTGATAAGAGTGAACGCATTCCTGTAAAAGCATTAACGAACGTGGTCCTTGCTGATGCGGATGCAAATCCCGTCGTGTCAGAAAATATCAGCGTGCAATCAAATATCGTTGCGATTGAAATTCAAGCTGAAGCGATGGGCGGCAGTGCCAATATCGACATCATCGCCGTTTCAAGTAAAGAGATTCCACAACTAGCTTTGCATGAAGAGTTTTCGTGCAGCAAAAAATTTGATGCCTTGTTGAAAGAGAAATTGGATGTCGTTCAAACATGGGCCGCGCGCGCAGAACAAAGTGCGCCAGGTTCTTGGCAGGAAAAATACGCAAGCAAAGAGTTCTCGAAATACGTTGCTGATTTCGTGACGACTTTGAAAGCAGATAAATCAGCCGTCGCGTCAACGGACTACACATTGACACTTTTGAACTTCTTTACAGAACGTCAAAATGCAAGCCGAGCGGACAGTGCAGCTGACATTGGTTACAAAACAATGGCGACTGAAACTTTTGAAGTATTCTTGGCATCTTTCCAGGCGGAACAAACGTGCCGTGTGGTCACAAGTGATGCTTTGATCACGATTGCTCTGGATTTCCAAAAACGCCAAGAGGCGAATAAACCAGACAGCCGCGCACGCAAAATGTATGAAATGATGATCACGAAAATCGGTAAGTTGATTCCAAATCAATATCGTAAAGAGTTGGCGACTAAAAATCTTTCATTCCGTCAAGCTGACAATGAAGGCTACAAAAACTATAAGTTGTTCAACACAAGCAAGCCTGAAAGCTTCTTGAAGCCAACTTATCAAGAAATGAGTTCAAATGCGTATGCACTTGCTGAACAGGCGCTAGCTCGTGAAGTAAAAGCATTGGACAACGAGCAAACTTATCAGCTGATCGTTGAATACCAAGCGAAGTACAACGATGCTGCGAACTATCCGCAAGATGTGATGATGAGATATTTGACTGTACTTTCTGAGCACAGCTACTTCCTAAATAGCCAGCAGAAATAG
- a CDS encoding YaeQ family protein — protein sequence MLYRFQIELSDIDRGVYESLDFRVAQHPSETYPYMLSRVLAYCLAYQDGLEFTPGGLADPDAPALRKLGGLNTIDLWIEIGNPSARKLHKAGKSAKEVMVFTYKNPEVLLTEVKNGDVHRASDLQISAFDAKFLDLLGEKVEKNNTWSLLVQQGQMDITVKGETFTSDVGQFSVT from the coding sequence ATGCTTTACCGCTTTCAAATTGAACTTTCCGATATCGATCGCGGTGTTTACGAATCCTTGGATTTCCGCGTGGCGCAACATCCTTCGGAAACGTATCCGTATATGCTCAGTAGAGTCCTGGCTTATTGTTTGGCTTATCAAGATGGACTTGAATTTACACCCGGTGGATTGGCTGATCCCGATGCACCGGCGTTACGCAAGCTTGGTGGTTTAAATACCATCGACCTATGGATCGAAATCGGCAATCCTTCGGCTCGTAAACTGCATAAAGCAGGGAAGAGTGCCAAAGAAGTGATGGTCTTCACTTATAAAAATCCTGAAGTTCTTTTGACGGAAGTTAAAAATGGCGATGTTCATCGCGCCAGCGATCTGCAGATTTCTGCGTTCGATGCAAAATTCTTAGATTTATTAGGCGAGAAAGTCGAAAAGAACAATACCTGGTCACTGCTTGTACAACAAGGACAGATGGACATCACGGTGAAGGGTGAAACCTTCACCAGCGACGTCGGTCAGTTTTCAGTGACGTAG
- a CDS encoding TIGR02285 family protein, translated as MKFVVHACCILFFSMAFYSAEGHAADNTKSRPVITWIRWDDPPIFINSGPFKGLGLLDNVEALVQKALPKYQHNRTDGTVPRVLKEAERKAEVCNAGWLDTAEWAKVFYFSKPFTVIPSNGVLLRESRLKDIRNLQPYSLQKFLDQKPNWKLGVGRLYGEGIDDVLIKNNYLKNPKIVTITTSLRVHQMIASDRIQYTLGYPFEAVYYNKLLDIQDSVIHIPLTDNRPFTNVVVACPKSPWGKKIIADVDKVLNNKELLEHISDGVDKWLTKEDRQRLGDPRRALMKKYYPNLL; from the coding sequence ATGAAGTTCGTTGTGCATGCTTGCTGCATCTTATTTTTTTCAATGGCGTTCTATTCCGCTGAGGGGCATGCAGCTGATAACACAAAATCTCGTCCGGTCATCACTTGGATTCGCTGGGATGATCCTCCGATTTTTATTAACTCGGGCCCGTTTAAAGGTTTGGGATTGCTCGACAACGTTGAAGCCCTTGTGCAAAAAGCTTTACCGAAATATCAGCATAACAGAACCGATGGCACTGTTCCACGCGTTTTAAAAGAAGCAGAACGTAAAGCTGAAGTTTGCAATGCCGGTTGGCTTGATACCGCAGAGTGGGCGAAGGTATTTTATTTCTCGAAACCGTTCACCGTGATTCCTTCAAATGGTGTCCTGCTTAGAGAAAGCCGCTTAAAAGATATTAGAAATCTTCAACCCTACTCTTTACAAAAATTTTTAGATCAAAAACCAAATTGGAAATTAGGTGTAGGTCGCTTGTACGGCGAAGGCATTGATGACGTTCTTATTAAGAACAATTATTTGAAGAATCCAAAAATCGTGACGATCACTACAAGCTTGCGAGTGCACCAGATGATCGCGAGCGATCGTATTCAATACACCCTGGGATATCCGTTTGAAGCGGTCTATTATAACAAACTGCTCGATATTCAGGATTCAGTGATTCATATTCCTTTGACTGACAATCGCCCGTTCACGAATGTCGTCGTCGCGTGTCCGAAAAGTCCATGGGGAAAGAAAATTATCGCCGATGTGGACAAAGTTCTAAACAATAAAGAACTTCTTGAGCACATTTCAGACGGTGTCGATAAGTGGCTGACCAAAGAAGATCGCCAACGCTTAGGTGACCCTCGGCGCGCACTGATGAAAAAATATTACCCGAACCTGCTCTAA
- a CDS encoding methyltransferase domain-containing protein — MELVTNEIIPREYRDAVTTFLTYLEPGETVLVLGASETELLKKFRDNGFHVICVEQDPELCKKWQAEGIEMIQGTFKKLASTKVPNELQGIWGGAAFEHMSGEDFEHTLEIIHMMLPEQGVLFLTVPRKSEHGETEIMHGADSTHFFTEEELSKILKDKEFDIKFIEESTPKVLTAVAVQNQLF; from the coding sequence ATGGAACTTGTAACCAACGAAATTATTCCGCGCGAATACCGTGATGCCGTTACCACTTTCTTAACTTACCTGGAGCCCGGCGAAACTGTTCTGGTCCTCGGCGCGAGCGAAACAGAATTGCTTAAGAAATTCAGAGACAACGGTTTTCACGTGATCTGTGTCGAACAAGATCCCGAGCTTTGCAAAAAATGGCAGGCCGAAGGCATCGAAATGATTCAAGGTACTTTTAAAAAACTCGCTTCCACAAAAGTTCCCAACGAATTACAAGGCATCTGGGGTGGAGCCGCCTTTGAACATATGTCAGGCGAAGATTTCGAGCACACGCTTGAAATCATTCACATGATGCTTCCTGAACAGGGAGTTCTGTTCTTAACAGTGCCAAGAAAAAGTGAACACGGCGAAACAGAAATCATGCACGGAGCGGATAGCACTCATTTCTTCACAGAAGAAGAATTATCGAAAATTCTGAAAGATAAAGAATTCGATATAAAATTTATTGAAGAGAGCACACCCAAAGTTCTGACTGCCGTGGCGGTACAAAATCAGTTGTTTTAG
- the ppk2 gene encoding polyphosphate kinase 2 yields MAPKKSLSKIEKKAHAKESLSSKVYEQELKKLHIELVNLQLWVAHKGLKVCIIFEGRDGAGKGGTIKAITERVSPRVFRVVALPAPTERENSQMYIQRYVAHLPAAGEVVIFDRSWYNRAGVENVMGWCTKEQVKSFLKAVPLFERAMVDAGIILLKYWLEVSPEEQERRLHDRIHDGRKIWKLSPMDIKSYDLWDEYTKARDEMFKATNSSWAPWYVAISEDKRRVRLNIINHILEKIEYKKLKHKSITLPKRKIKDPSGNIGKVHIVADRAG; encoded by the coding sequence ATGGCCCCTAAAAAAAGCTTAAGCAAAATCGAAAAAAAAGCTCATGCCAAAGAATCTTTAAGCTCTAAAGTCTACGAACAAGAGCTTAAAAAACTCCATATCGAACTTGTCAATTTGCAACTGTGGGTCGCTCATAAGGGACTTAAGGTGTGCATTATCTTTGAGGGCCGCGATGGCGCAGGCAAAGGTGGCACCATCAAAGCCATTACTGAAAGAGTCAGCCCACGTGTATTTCGGGTTGTTGCCCTGCCCGCGCCCACAGAGCGAGAAAACAGTCAGATGTACATTCAACGCTATGTCGCGCATCTTCCCGCCGCTGGTGAAGTGGTGATCTTTGATCGCAGTTGGTACAATCGTGCTGGCGTTGAGAATGTCATGGGTTGGTGTACGAAAGAACAGGTGAAATCTTTTTTGAAAGCCGTGCCGTTGTTCGAACGCGCGATGGTCGACGCTGGAATCATTTTATTAAAGTATTGGCTTGAAGTCAGTCCCGAAGAACAAGAACGCCGTTTGCATGATCGCATTCATGATGGTCGAAAAATCTGGAAGCTTTCACCCATGGATATCAAATCGTATGATCTGTGGGATGAATACACCAAAGCCCGCGATGAAATGTTTAAAGCGACAAACAGTTCGTGGGCTCCGTGGTACGTCGCGATCTCTGAGGACAAGCGCAGGGTTCGCTTAAATATTATCAATCACATTTTAGAAAAAATTGAATACAAGAAACTAAAACACAAATCCATCACACTTCCTAAAAGAAAGATCAAAGATCCTTCCGGAAACATCGGCAAGGTTCACATCGTTGCTGACCGTGCTGGATAA
- a CDS encoding nuclear transport factor 2 family protein: protein MDLQRNQPDKRTAPVTGGSPEAELRQFVDHFVEAIHDQDLEAIMACYADDVVAFDMMTPLQFVGKDAYRKSWQMAVENTNPDAEFTLHETKITASDSVGFCHSLCHCVGSMKDGQKMDMWMRWTDCFEKIDGKWLITHEQVSVPVDMESGKGAFNLRPEGNVVDPGLYYT, encoded by the coding sequence ATGGACTTACAAAGAAACCAACCAGATAAAAGAACTGCACCAGTCACTGGTGGCAGTCCTGAAGCAGAGCTTCGTCAATTCGTCGATCACTTCGTAGAAGCCATTCACGATCAAGATCTTGAAGCAATCATGGCTTGTTATGCCGATGATGTCGTTGCGTTCGATATGATGACACCGCTTCAATTCGTCGGCAAAGATGCATATCGAAAATCCTGGCAAATGGCCGTGGAAAATACCAACCCAGACGCCGAGTTCACTTTACATGAAACAAAAATCACAGCCAGCGACAGCGTGGGATTTTGTCACAGCCTTTGTCACTGTGTCGGATCAATGAAGGACGGGCAAAAAATGGACATGTGGATGCGCTGGACGGATTGCTTCGAGAAAATTGATGGCAAGTGGCTGATTACTCACGAACAAGTCTCGGTACCGGTCGACATGGAAAGTGGTAAAGGTGCTTTCAATTTAAGACCGGAAGGCAATGTAGTTGACCCAGGCTTATATTATACTTAA